Proteins from a genomic interval of Colletotrichum higginsianum IMI 349063 chromosome 6, whole genome shotgun sequence:
- a CDS encoding Thiol-disulfide exchange intermediate, with product MKEIKSISQFNTLKLNDLLIIDFYATWCGPCKAISPIFSKLAKQHEASSTTIVFAQVDVDKAKDVAQACGITAMPTFQFFRSGKKIDEVKGADVQQLSTKIGYYTSLTLKEAAAAGGSNSGEKAAAAPKSGESGSLRSLIDLGPSRVLGSNLSSVRNIVSPPPAGYTAASAALQSQLLIHLVFTKSVSPSRLRITIAKDAISKAPSRIQVGTNVPVIFTKNKDGVESNDLTMASITKAENSQSFNVFSDEYVNGVAELKLKASKFTGIKSLTIRIDANMSGEKTSVTEIHELDIIGTS from the coding sequence ATGAAGGAAATCAAGTCCATCTCGCAGTTCAACACCCTTAAGCTGAACGACCTCCTCATAATCGACTTCTACGCAACATGGTGCGGTCCCTGCAAGGCAATCTCGCCTATTTTCTCCAAGCTCGCAAAGCAGCATGAagcctcctcgacgaccatCGTCTTCGCGCaagtcgacgtcgacaaggcGAAAGATGTTGCGCAGGCATGCGGCATCACCGCGATGCCCACCTTCCAGTTCTTCCGCTCAGGCAAAAAGATcgacgaggtcaagggcgccgacgtgcAGCAGCTCTCCACCAAGATCGGATACTACACATCGCTGACGCTGAAAgaggctgctgcggcgggaGGGAGCAACAGTGGCGAGAAAGCGGCGGCTGCTCCAAAGAGCGGCGAGTCGGGGTCGCTGCGGTCGCTGATTGACCTGGGGCCGTCGAGAGTGTTGGGATCGAACCTGAGTTCAGTGCGCAACATTGTCAGTCCTCCGCCCGCTGGCTACACGGCGGCTTCTGCGGCGTTGCAGTCGCAGCTCTTGATACATTTGGTTTTTACAAAGAGCGTCAGCCCTAGCAGGCTGAGGATCACAATTGCCAAGGATGCGATTTCAAAGGCACCAAGCAGGATTCAGGTCGGCACCAATGTTCCAGTCATCTTTACCAAGAacaaggacggcgtcgagtcGAACGACTTGACCATGGCTTCAATCACCAAGGCGGAGAACTCGCAGTCTTTCAACGTCTTCTCTGACGAGTACGTAAATGGTGTTGCAGAGTTGAAGCTCAAGGCGTCAAAGTTTACGGGCATCAAAAGCTTGACAATCAGGATTGATGCCAACATGAGCGGCGAAAAGACGTCAGTCACTGAGATTCACGAGCTGGATATTATTGGCACATCCTAA
- a CDS encoding Alternative oxidase produces MGFSVLYTSRRFARYIAVTVAVVIFLILGIQTRVQQVDYGLSIQATSAANDIFDFPPIESEAIKSVCAATEWDTRTAMKVVFTCENSVGGVGNIRNSVLNCVRYAMLAGGSLVMPRIVARDDSDINVIRTGERRELGYMFDVEHFVESLRLSCPQLRLYNNTDAAFKVLGQPRTFTMGLFPESLVDENGVPNTGISHPEQWKGKLYEWLGQVDTQMGPTGQPTQGPFTVELGRSYLSFPIYSDGDSFATSFGDILKFRTDTRQLATKTLRRMAEQFNFESTLLEAVSAAKNTSPPKSPILENAYFGAHLRVERDALINWSPTMEMWAWSDYGKQTTAYMEQAINANLSLIYVASGETAHIETFKTEAATKGITVIKKQDILGKDLEKLDKLAWDQQALVDYLVMLRASQFGGVAHSSFAWNVALKRHLFVKDPKKSYLDGPQMLSDEFSQVYGEPRKYPEYAFCLWP; encoded by the coding sequence atgggGTTCTCTGTGCTCTACACTTCACGGCGCTTCGCCCGGTACATTGCGGTGACGGTGGCAGTCGTCATCTTCCTGATCTTGGGCATCCAGACTCGGGTCCAGCAGGTTGATTATGGCCTGTCGATCCAAGCAACCTCGGCAGCGAACGACATCTTTGACTTTCCCCCGATCGAGTCCGAAGCCATAAAGTCGGTGTGCGCGGCCACGGAGTGGGAcacgaggacggcgatgaaggTGGTCTTCACATGCGAGAACTCCGTTGGCGGCGTAGGAAACATTCGCAACTCGGTGCTCAATTGCGTGCGGTACGCAATGTTGGCCGGGGGTTCACTAGTCATGCCCAGAATCGTCGCGCGCGACGACTCGGACATCAACGTCATACGAACAGGCGAAAGACGAGAACTGGGCTACATGTTTGACGTGGAGCACTTTGTCGAGTCACTACGTCTCTCATGTCCGCAACTGCGCCTATACAACAATACTGACGCCGCCTTCAAGGTCCTCGGTCAACCGAGAACGTTCACAATGGGGCTATTTCCTGAATCGTTGGTTGACGAAAACGGAGTACCCAATACCGGTATCTCGCACCCAGAACAGTGGAAAGGAAAGCTCTACGAGTGGCTTGGGCAAGTCGACACCCAAATGGGACCTACCGGACAGCCAACACAAGGCCCCTTTACCGTAGAGCTTGGACGTTCTTATTTGTCGTTCCCGATTtacagcgacggcgacagcttTGCTACGTCCTTTGGAGATATATTGAAGTTCAGAACCGATACCCGACAGCTTGCGACGAAAACCCTGCGTCGCATGGCTGAACAGTTCAACTTTGAGTCGACGCTCCTGGAAGCTGTCTCAGCCGCCAAAAACACCAGCCCCCCTAAGAGTCCCATTCTCGAGAATGCCTACTTCGGAGCCCATCTTCGTGTAGAGAGAGATGCCCTGATTAATTGGAGCCCGACCATGGAAATGTGGGCGTGGTCCGACTACGGCAAGCAGACGACGGCGTACATGGAGCAAGCCATTAACGCGAATCTCTCCCTAATCTACGTGGCGTCCGGCGAAACAGCTCATATCGAGACATTCAAAACGGAGGCTGCGACCAAAGGGATCACCGTCATCAAGAAGCAGGATATCCTCGGCAAGGACTTGGAAAAGCTGGACAAGCTGGCTTGGGACCAGCAGGCCCTAGTGGACTATTTAGTGATGCTCAGGGCCTCGCAGTTCGGCGGGGTAGCTCACTCGAGCTTTGCGTGGAACGTCGCCTTGAAGAGGCATCTTTTTGTAAAAGACCCGAAGAAGAGCTACCTCGATGGGCCTCAGATGTTGAGCGATGAGTTTAGCCAGGTGTATGGCGAACCAAGGAAGTACCCCGAGTATGCTTTCTGTTTGTGGCCTTAG
- a CDS encoding FAD binding domain-containing protein, whose protein sequence is MTLVRVQTGRSYLLTLTSQVEYCNANSIDFLAINGGHGLSASLGTFNGIQISMRQLDNIDIQPSNKSAWFGGGTIVGQVIQTLWDKGFVTTTGGCDCVGMLGASLGGGHGRYEGLYGMISDNMLQLNVVLANGSAIRVNATSHSDLFWAMRGAGHNFGIVTSYEMNIWPSSPKTWHYHNYVWRGEHLELVFDALNKFHNNGSTPVNMAFNSGSFAMNTTITNEEPIIMWSFAYRGPAEEAERHLAPFNAIEAPAIPTQSACQHGSVHSTSTAGLQVYNLTAERLICDGFKRRVAQDADLAAGTVIIHEGYSTEGVDAVDPDSSAYPFRADYHLMLFDAAVPHGQPARQEAAWAWAAEVRDKWNEGQPNRAVHAYVNYATGMETLEERYGHDRWRLEKLRDLKARYDPKTRFRYYNPIVVDSPQHRQGMTQVRKAMHHFAAVAEANVNRSSLIISATLEAPQILVDTVNRDIVTWRTIFDEGSLVITTEDADRGRPRSTNGPIYWSVSWEMEIKAQTKDGTIHFDPQAADEEMAGTTQNIRSEMIQSRVSKQLNIFKATLKQGFEGQFKFTYPGYGQPPVAFSVKGTNTTETTQYFSQVKDGLGDLI, encoded by the exons ATGACCCTTGTCCGAGTACAAACAGGTCGATCCTACCTGCTGACTCTAACTTCGCAGGTCGAGTACTGTAACGCAAACAGCATCGACTTCCTGGCTATCAATGGCGGGCACGGCCTGTCCGCATCGCTTGGCACATTCAACGGCATCCAGATCAGCATGCGGCAGCTCGACAACATTGACATCCAACCCAGTAACAAGTCGGCCTGGTTCGGCGGCGGTACCATCGTGGGCCAAGTAATACAAACTCTCTGGGATAAGGGTTTCGTCACCACTACCGGCGGGTGTGACTGTGTCGGCATGCTCGGCGCCAGTCTTGGGGGTGGCCACGGCCGTTATGAAGGCTTGTACGGCATGATCAGCGACAACATGCTGCAGCTCAACGTTGTCTTGGCAAACGGTTCGGCCATTCGCGTCAACGCGACGAGCCACAGCGACCTTTTTTGGGCCATGAGAGGTGCTGGACACAACTTCGGCATCGTCACGAGCTACGAAATGAACATCTGGCCCTCGAGCCCCAAGACCTGGCACTACCACAACTACGTTTGGCGTGGCGAGCACCTGGAGCTCGTATTTGATGCTCTCAACAAGTTTCACAACAACGGTTCGACGCCCGTCAACATGGCCTTCAACTCTGGGAGCTTTGCTATGAACACCACCATAACCAACGAAGAGCCCATCATCATGTGGTCATTCGCCTACCGCGGACCTGCTGAGGAAGCTGAGAGACACCTCGCCCCTTTCAATGCCATAGA GGCGCCGGCTATTCCGACCCAATCTGCCTGCCAGCATGGCAGCGTGCACAGCACGTCGACCGCAGGCCTGCAGGTGTACAACCTGACGGCAGAGCGTCTTATTTGCGACGGATTCAAGCGGCGCGTAGCCCAAGATGCGGACCTTGCGGCCGGGACGGTGATCATTCACGAAGGCTACTCGACCGAGGGAgttgacgccgtcgaccccgaCAGCTCGGCATATCCGTTCCGCGCCGATTACCACCTGATGCTtttcgacgccgccgtgccgcaTGGACAACCGGCCCGTCAAGAagcggcctgggcctgggccgccGAGGTGCGCGACAAGTGGAACGAGGGCCAGCCGAACCGGGCTGTACACGCCTATGTCAACTATGCCACCGGCATGGAGACTCTCGAAGAACGGTACGGCCATGATCGCTGGCGCCTAGAGAAGCTGAGGGACCTCAAAGCGCGCTACGACCCGAAAACCCGCTTTCGCTACTACAaccccatcgtcgtcga CTCACCCCAACACCGCCAGGGCATGACGCAGGtgcgcaaggccatgcaCCACTTCGCCGCAGTAGCAGAGGCCAATG TTAATAGATCTAGTCTTATTATCTCGGCCACATTGGAGGCGCCCCAGATCCTTGTCGACACCGTCAACCGAGACATAGTCACGTGGCGGACCATTTTTGACGAGGGATCATTGGTCATCACCACCGAGGATGCGGACAGAGGAAGACCCCGATCAACGAATGGTCC CATATACTGGAGTGTGAGCTGGGAGATGGAGATCAAGGCCCAAACCAAGGACGGTACAATCCACTTCGATCCCCAGGCAGCAGACGAAGAG ATGGCTGGCACCACTCAGAACATCAGAAGCGAGATGATCCAGTCCCGCGTGTCGAAGCAGCTCAACATCTTTAAGGCGACCCTGAAGCAGGGATTCGAGGGCCAGTTCAAGTTCACCTACCCCGGTTACGGCCAACCCCCCGTCGCCTTCTCCGTCAAGGGCACCAACACGACCGAGACGACGCAGTACTTCTCTCAGGTGAAAGATGGGCTTGGTGATTTGATATGA